From the Bacillus horti genome, the window GGTAGAGTGCAACGAAGCTGAACAAGCTGTAGGACAAGTCCAAGTAAATTTCAATCCATGCACTCATGTAGAGTGCAACCGCTGTTTTTTGTATACATAAACCACGTTACAGAATTTCAATCCATGCACTCATGTAGAGTGCAACAGCGAGCAAAATGAGCCCTTATACACCATGGGTTAAGAAGGCCAAAAGTGCGAAACTATTTTTATATTACCATATTTTATAATATTTTTCATTATCCAATCCTGCAATCCCTTGTATAGCAACAGGTGCGAACCTCCTAGGGATTTTATGTGAGCTTGGGGTTCGCACTAAGAGTAAGATATCCGGATAAACAGCTTTTCTTCAATCTCCATAATTAACTCTGTGCACTCGTATAGAGTGCAACTTTTTAGATATAGATAAATTTAAAGTCCTGAATATTTCAATCCATGCACTCGTGTAGAGTGCAACCTATGGTTTTATAAGTAACGTCGTGCCAATCGTCATTTCAATCCATGCACTCGTGTAGAGTGCAACGAGCCGTAAAAGTCTTTTTGCGTGGAGCTGGTGTATTTCAATCCATGCACTCGTGTAGAGTGCAACACGGCAGAGTGAAGGCGACCTCATGAGCCAAGGATTTCAATCCATGCACTCGTGTAGAGTGCAACAGCGAGCAAAATAAACCTTTATACACCAGGCTTGAGATGCCCAAAAGTGCGAACCTATTTTCAGGTTACCATATATTAGTTGATTTTTCATTATAAAATTCTATAATCCCTTATATACCAACAGGTGCGAACCTCCTAGGGATTTTATGTAAGCTTGGGGTTCGCACCAGAAGCGTCGGTGAAGATTTTATATTCATAACTTCTATTCCTTTATGATAATCAATAATTTTAAGAGTATTGGCTAAGTTAAAACCGAGCTCATTAATCCTTTATCGTCTGTCCAAGATCCATAATCACTAGCTCTTGACCTGATATTTCCCTACGTTCCCATTCATTTTTCAACCTCATTAGAGCCTCTTCCGCCGTATCATCTGCTAGTCTAAATGCGCCATAGTGCATAGGGATAAACTTCTTCGCACCTAAATCCAAGTAGGTTTGCACCGCTTCCTCAGGTGTCATATGAGATACCTTCATAAACCACTCTGGATCATAGGCTCCAATAGGAATTAGAGCCGTATCAATAGAATAGGCTTCACCTATCTTTTTAAACCCATGAAAGTAGCCACTATCTCCAGCAAAGTAGATAGCTCCTTCACTAGCGCCACCTTCTCTGATCGTCCATCCTCCCCAGTGGGAAGTATTTGTATCCCAAGGCGTTCTCCTTGTCCAATGCTGGGCAGGAACCATATCGAATGTGACTCCATTCTCTTCCACCGAGCTCCACCAAGGGACTTCCTTCACCTTTTTAAAACCTTTCTTTCCAAGCATGCTAGCAAGTCCTTCTGGTACAAGCAACAATGGGTCTCCCGGAAGTGCTCGTAATGAAGGAATATGTAAGTGATCGTAATGCCCATGTGAAATTAAAACAATATCAATAGGTGGCAGCTCGTTCATTGTCAGTCCTGGCCCAGACAATCGTTTGGAAAAGCCCATTCGTTTTGCCCAAACAGGATCAGTGACGATATTTAATCCTTTAAACTGGATGAGAAACGTAGAATGACCTATCCATGTAATAGAAGTCTTTGAACGATTCTCTCTTAAAAAGTCTACCTCTTTCACATCAGATTGTGGCACAACGTAGCTCATATCCACTACTTTGCTTTTTCGCACTTTTGCCAATTGCGCATATCTTTAAAGGTTTTATGAGTAGACACGTTGTCTATATTGGAGTAGCGTTTTTGAGAACTCATCAGGTTAAATTACCTCTTTCATTTGACGAAATTATAATCTATAAATCTATTTGTTGGTCACTTGCATTCTGAAAACGATTTATACGCTCTTCCTCAGATTCTATAGCCGATTCTATGTAACGACTAAGCCCTGCCACATCATACTCAGCTAAGAATGAAATGTATCTTGCACGTTCCTTGCTCTGGATAACTATAGGTGGGAAATCATGCTGTAGCAATGAGTAAGTAATAAGCAGCCTACCTGTCCTACCATTCCCATCTGAAAAAGGGTGTATCCTCTCAAATTCTATATGTGTTTCGCTTATCGCTTGTATTTTTTCTTTATCATCCTTTGCCGAATCTAAACGGTAAATTAAATTATCTACCCATTGTTGCATTAAAAAAGGTGTATCTTTGGCACTTGCCGTTACAAAGTCTGCCCCTAGGATGGCATTATCTGATGATTTAAATAATCCTTTATCATACTGGAGTTTATCTGTTAAATGGGAGTGAATTTCTTTTACCGTATAAAGGGATAGTGGGACTCCGTTAGACACTTCATTTAGAACAAAATCAAACGCTTGTCTATGATTGGAAACCTCGTAAACCTCTCTTAAATCATAGTCTCGATTACCTGTAATTGTATTATGTAGGATGATGGATACTGTTTCTGGAAGTGAGATAGTGTTTCCTTCAATAGCTGATGAATGGTGTGCAAGCCTGACAAGTATATCGTCTAAATATTCATTTGGGAATTTACGCATGATTTCCATTCCTTTCTACGTACTCGTAAAGAATGCGACTACTGAATACAAAGAGTGCTATGATTTGTTTTTTTGTATTTCAATCCACGCACTCATGTAAAGTGCTACTGCAAGCAAAACAAACTCTTACGCGCTAGACTTAGCAAACCCAACAATGCGAACCTATTTTCAGTCTACCATATATTAGTTGATTTTATCACTCATTTTACTCTAATCCCATGTATACCAACAGGTGAGAACCTCCTTAGAAAATTCATGTGAGCTTGGGGTTCAGACTAGAGTTTTTATAGTAAGCTTGTATTTCCATGAATTTGAGAATCTAATATTTTTTAAATTTCCTTATTTTCGTGAATTTAAGTTGACTCAAAGTTCTAGCTAGATTAGAATTTGAAATAATGGAATATAGTTCAAGTGAGGAGGTTATGAATGTGTTAAGGGAGAAGATTATGCGAACTCTTGATAACCATAACACCCTAGATCAACGTAAGCTTTCCCATATAGCCAATGTAACAGAGTCAACTATCTCAAGATATCTGCATGGTCATGAAGAAATGAGATTTGAATCTGTATTGAGAATCATAAAGTACTTGTACCCCAAAGAAGAGCTATCTATCATGTCTGAATATGTCATGACTCAAAGATCTAGAAATGCACGACTTAGCCTAGAATATTGTGCGATTCACAAGCTTTGGAGAGAGTTTGATTTCTTAATTGATCTTCTAAGTTCTTCTTCTACAAACCCGACAGATCGTGAATGGGCTGAAATTTATAGTTTGCTTCGTTTAAGAATATTAGATGA encodes:
- a CDS encoding Fic family protein is translated as MRKFPNEYLDDILVRLAHHSSAIEGNTISLPETVSIILHNTITGNRDYDLREVYEVSNHRQAFDFVLNEVSNGVPLSLYTVKEIHSHLTDKLQYDKGLFKSSDNAILGADFVTASAKDTPFLMQQWVDNLIYRLDSAKDDKEKIQAISETHIEFERIHPFSDGNGRTGRLLITYSLLQHDFPPIVIQSKERARYISFLAEYDVAGLSRYIESAIESEEERINRFQNASDQQIDL